The following are encoded in a window of bacterium genomic DNA:
- a CDS encoding DNA recombination/repair protein RecA, producing MDRSLTGGLPRGCLIEVTGRNSSGRFSLVLSTLAATTAAGDVAAFVDLGDSLDPGNASDLGVDLDRLLWLRPKHLKPALVAAEIALQTGFPLVILDLGEPPVCGGRGPEAAWLRLTRAAAARQSVVCVSSPYRVSGTAATTVFETERAESSWRGGNRAPYLLEAIRFHWKLRKTRHNSFNRRVSFTLSSPEAFLGKLADTRFVASNPRVDRKKTVETELDRYRATQSASL from the coding sequence TTGGATCGGTCGCTCACCGGCGGCTTGCCGCGCGGATGCCTGATCGAGGTAACCGGCCGGAACTCCAGCGGCCGATTTTCTCTGGTTTTGTCTACCCTGGCGGCCACCACCGCCGCTGGAGACGTGGCCGCCTTCGTCGACTTGGGCGATAGCCTGGACCCGGGTAACGCCTCGGATTTGGGAGTCGATCTCGACCGTCTCCTCTGGCTGCGGCCCAAGCACCTGAAGCCGGCTCTCGTTGCCGCCGAGATTGCTCTTCAAACCGGGTTCCCACTGGTGATTCTGGATCTGGGCGAGCCGCCCGTTTGTGGAGGCCGTGGGCCCGAGGCCGCCTGGCTCCGTCTGACGCGCGCGGCGGCCGCCCGCCAAAGCGTTGTCTGCGTGTCCAGCCCTTACCGGGTCAGCGGCACCGCCGCCACCACCGTTTTCGAGACCGAACGTGCCGAATCCAGCTGGCGTGGCGGCAACCGTGCGCCCTACCTCCTCGAAGCGATTCGGTTCCACTGGAAACTCCGAAAAACCCGCCACAACTCGTTCAACCGGCGTGTTTCCTTCACGCTCTCCTCGCCCGAGGCCTTCCTCGGCAAGCTGGCGGACACCAGATTTGTAGCGAGCAACCCCCGTGTCGACCGAAAGAAGACGGTCGAGACAGAGCTCGACCGCTACAGGGCCACGCAAAGTGCTTCGTTGTAG